A single window of Wenzhouxiangella sp. XN201 DNA harbors:
- a CDS encoding serine/threonine-protein kinase: MSRSVRRGRLTPWRRRVLDAEFERLLDLDEAERAERLKFLAAQHPRLTRRLGPLLDALADKADHLEAMIREVADSAVAELDGGDTELPAGTRLGAWRLIESVGHGGMGRVYRAERADGAFEMTAAVKLIRVRRDRRLRMRLLMERQLLARLDHPNIARILDGGSTEDDQAWLAMEWVDGQDLGQCREREARDHRHCLGRFLRLVEAVHHAHQRQIVHGDIKPANVRIGEDGRVRLLDFGVARLLADESSSGEPSVRALTPAWSAPELRRGEPVSTQSDIWALGALLHWMLTGATLDPEEAVDIEALSRNLGKSCPQPRDLAAVIAVASAHRPDDRYPSAAGLMRDIERYLTRQPVLARSQTRRYVLTRFIQRNPMSVGASALAAVLLVLGLAGTAWQARQAALERDRTQLEANKTEKVSEFLVGLFEQADPWMAREQELTARDLVARGAEQIRVLRETPLVQAEMYGVLARVHRGLADYERAGRLAAEAVEVLAADPEIPPEDLADAWSLRADTLGSQGRYQEAETAHRRALELVADSPLPVQARHMNGLGLTLYSLGRLEAAGELFETSLAIRAEHQPDSAELAEAYNNLALHRATIDRNREAREYYDRAIELRRKVLGEDHPTTSFSLTNLAVLLVQTGRAEEAIPAFREALAIRENAFGNRHPAVASVLYQLGWAHSHLEAYGLAREYYRRALEIRRTSLGEDHPSVAVVLNAMASVARAEGDHESALDHLERALAIYRDRLGESHHDIALVLTNLGATHLQRGEFEKARDFLERALAMNRNELGENHHHVADNLQALARLHEARQQTELAADYARRALVTYSSLRDESSPAVAESRALLERIQGGH; this comes from the coding sequence ATGAGCCGGTCAGTTCGACGCGGCCGGCTCACGCCCTGGCGGCGACGCGTGCTCGACGCCGAGTTCGAGCGCCTGCTCGATCTGGACGAGGCCGAACGTGCAGAGCGCCTGAAATTTCTCGCTGCGCAGCATCCGCGCCTGACACGCCGGCTCGGCCCCCTGCTCGACGCGCTCGCGGACAAGGCCGATCATCTCGAGGCCATGATCCGCGAAGTCGCCGACTCTGCGGTTGCCGAGCTGGATGGCGGAGATACCGAACTGCCGGCAGGTACGCGCCTGGGCGCCTGGCGCCTGATCGAATCGGTCGGCCACGGCGGCATGGGCCGGGTCTACCGTGCCGAGCGCGCCGACGGCGCCTTCGAGATGACCGCGGCAGTCAAGCTCATCCGGGTGCGGCGCGATCGCCGGCTGCGCATGCGATTGCTGATGGAACGCCAGCTTCTCGCCCGGCTCGATCATCCCAACATCGCGCGCATCCTCGATGGCGGCTCGACCGAGGACGATCAGGCCTGGCTGGCCATGGAGTGGGTCGACGGCCAGGATCTCGGCCAGTGCCGCGAGCGGGAAGCCCGCGATCACCGCCATTGCCTCGGCCGCTTCCTGCGTCTGGTCGAGGCGGTCCATCACGCCCACCAGCGCCAGATCGTGCACGGCGACATCAAGCCTGCAAACGTACGCATCGGCGAAGACGGACGCGTTCGTCTACTCGATTTCGGTGTGGCCCGGCTGCTGGCCGACGAGTCGAGCTCTGGTGAGCCGTCCGTGCGCGCATTGACCCCGGCCTGGTCCGCACCCGAACTGCGCCGCGGCGAACCAGTCTCCACCCAGTCCGATATCTGGGCCCTGGGCGCTCTGCTCCACTGGATGCTCACCGGCGCCACGCTCGACCCGGAAGAGGCCGTCGACATCGAGGCACTGAGCCGGAACCTGGGCAAGTCTTGTCCGCAACCCCGCGACCTGGCTGCCGTCATTGCGGTCGCCAGCGCCCACCGCCCGGACGATCGCTATCCGTCGGCGGCCGGCCTGATGCGGGATATCGAACGCTACCTGACACGTCAGCCGGTGCTGGCCCGGTCCCAGACTCGCCGCTACGTGCTGACGCGTTTCATCCAGCGCAACCCGATGTCGGTCGGTGCCAGCGCGCTGGCGGCCGTGCTGCTCGTGCTCGGCCTGGCCGGGACCGCCTGGCAGGCCAGGCAGGCCGCGCTCGAGCGCGACCGCACCCAGCTGGAAGCCAACAAGACCGAGAAGGTCAGCGAGTTCCTGGTCGGTCTGTTCGAACAAGCCGATCCCTGGATGGCGCGCGAACAGGAACTGACCGCGCGCGACCTGGTCGCCCGCGGCGCCGAACAGATCCGGGTGCTCAGGGAGACGCCGCTGGTGCAGGCTGAAATGTACGGCGTGCTGGCACGCGTTCATCGCGGCCTGGCCGACTACGAGCGGGCTGGGAGACTGGCGGCCGAGGCCGTCGAGGTGCTGGCAGCCGATCCCGAGATACCCCCGGAAGATCTGGCCGACGCCTGGTCGCTACGTGCCGACACACTCGGATCCCAGGGCCGCTATCAGGAGGCCGAGACGGCCCACCGCCGCGCCCTCGAACTGGTGGCGGATTCACCACTGCCGGTTCAGGCGCGTCATATGAACGGCCTCGGGTTGACCCTGTACTCACTGGGCCGCCTCGAGGCGGCCGGCGAACTGTTCGAGACGTCACTGGCCATCCGTGCCGAACACCAGCCCGACAGCGCCGAACTGGCCGAGGCGTACAACAACCTCGCGCTGCATCGCGCCACCATCGATCGCAACCGCGAGGCCCGCGAGTACTACGACCGCGCCATCGAGCTTCGACGCAAGGTACTGGGCGAGGATCATCCGACCACCAGCTTTTCGCTGACCAACCTGGCGGTGCTGCTGGTGCAGACCGGCCGAGCGGAGGAGGCCATTCCGGCCTTCCGCGAAGCCCTGGCCATCCGCGAAAACGCTTTCGGCAACCGCCACCCGGCCGTGGCCAGTGTGCTCTACCAGCTCGGCTGGGCGCATTCGCACCTGGAAGCTTACGGCCTGGCCCGCGAGTACTACCGGCGGGCCCTGGAAATAAGACGCACTTCCCTGGGCGAGGACCACCCCTCGGTGGCGGTGGTACTCAATGCTATGGCGAGCGTGGCCCGGGCCGAGGGCGACCACGAAAGCGCTCTGGACCACCTGGAGCGTGCGCTTGCGATCTATCGTGATCGCCTCGGCGAGTCACACCACGACATTGCCCTGGTCCTCACCAATCTCGGCGCCACCCACCTGCAGCGCGGCGAATTCGAGAAGGCACGCGATTTTCTCGAACGCGCACTGGCCATGAACCGCAACGAATTGGGCGAAAACCATCACCACGTGGCCGACAACCTGCAAGCCCTGGCCCGGCTTCACGAGGCCAGGCAGCAAACCGAACTGGCCGCCGATTACGCCCGACGTGCGTTGGTCACCTATAGCTCGCTGCGCGATGAATCCAGCCCCGCGGTGGCTGAGTCTCGGGCGCTGCTTGAGCGGATTCAAGGGGGGCATTGA
- the putP gene encoding sodium/proline symporter PutP, whose product MSSVYITFGLYFVVLLALGIVAWRRTQDLSDYILGGRSLGSGVTALSAGASDMSGWLLLGLPGAAYLTGLDAGWIALGLLIGTWMNWLLVASRLRTATENLEDSLTLPDYFQRRFADDSRFLRIIPGIFIFIFFSLYVSSGLVAGGRLFEEVFGLPYMWAVTTGVLAIIIYTFLGGYLAVSWTDALQALLMLAALVAVPLMVFSTGDTGLFEAVRAKNPEMLNPFTNPSGEFIGLIAIISSMAWGLGYFGQPHILARFMGIHHVSQLTRARRIAVSWAAIGLVAAVLVGLAGIGGLETTLEGADSEKVFIRLVEVLFHPLVAGICLAAILAAIMSTADSQLLVASSVVSEDFWKGLLRTDASQTELVWVGRLSVIVIALIAFWFARDPDSKVLDLVSYAWAGLGAAFGPVIVMSLYWAKMSRWGAAAGMIVGGVTVIVWQPLEGGLFDVYEILPGAIFAALAAFIFSMLLPDEKATRQYERMLD is encoded by the coding sequence ATGAGCAGCGTCTACATCACTTTCGGCCTGTATTTCGTAGTCTTGCTGGCACTGGGCATCGTCGCCTGGCGCCGGACGCAGGACCTTTCCGACTACATTCTCGGTGGCCGCTCGCTGGGCAGCGGGGTGACCGCGCTATCGGCCGGCGCTTCGGACATGAGCGGCTGGCTTCTGCTTGGCCTGCCCGGCGCTGCCTACCTGACCGGCCTGGACGCAGGCTGGATCGCCCTGGGCCTTTTGATCGGTACCTGGATGAACTGGCTGCTGGTCGCCAGCCGCTTGCGTACCGCGACCGAGAACCTTGAAGACTCCCTGACGCTGCCCGACTACTTTCAGCGCCGTTTCGCCGACGATTCGCGCTTTTTGCGCATCATTCCCGGCATTTTCATTTTCATTTTCTTCTCCCTCTACGTCAGTTCCGGCCTGGTGGCCGGCGGCCGGCTGTTCGAGGAAGTATTCGGCCTGCCTTACATGTGGGCGGTGACGACCGGTGTACTGGCGATCATCATCTACACGTTCCTGGGCGGCTACCTGGCGGTGAGCTGGACCGACGCCCTGCAGGCCCTGCTGATGCTGGCCGCACTGGTGGCCGTGCCACTGATGGTTTTCAGCACCGGCGACACTGGCCTGTTCGAGGCGGTGCGCGCGAAGAACCCCGAAATGCTCAACCCCTTTACTAACCCCTCGGGTGAATTCATCGGCCTGATCGCGATCATCTCGTCGATGGCCTGGGGCCTGGGTTATTTCGGCCAACCGCATATCCTGGCGCGCTTCATGGGCATTCACCATGTCAGCCAGCTGACCAGGGCCCGTCGCATCGCGGTGAGCTGGGCGGCCATCGGTCTGGTGGCCGCGGTGCTGGTCGGCCTGGCCGGCATCGGCGGACTGGAAACCACGCTGGAGGGCGCCGACTCCGAAAAGGTATTCATCCGCCTGGTCGAGGTGCTGTTCCATCCGCTGGTCGCCGGCATCTGCCTGGCGGCGATCCTGGCGGCAATCATGTCGACGGCCGACTCGCAGTTGCTGGTGGCCTCCTCGGTGGTCTCCGAGGACTTCTGGAAAGGTCTGCTGCGCACCGACGCCAGCCAGACCGAACTGGTGTGGGTCGGGCGCCTCTCGGTCATCGTCATCGCGTTGATCGCCTTCTGGTTCGCCCGCGATCCCGACAGCAAGGTGCTCGACCTGGTGTCCTACGCCTGGGCCGGGCTGGGTGCAGCATTCGGGCCGGTCATCGTGATGTCGCTGTACTGGGCAAAGATGAGCCGTTGGGGTGCTGCGGCGGGCATGATCGTCGGCGGCGTGACGGTCATCGTCTGGCAGCCGCTCGAGGGCGGCCTGTTCGACGTTTACGAAATCCTGCCGGGCGCCATTTTCGCCGCCCTGGCAGCATTCATCTTCAGTATGCTCCTCCCTGATGAAAAGGCGACCCGGCAATACGAACGCATGCTTGACTGA
- a CDS encoding S8 family serine peptidase → MKHAKLRLTAIAGAVGLMFCSHAMADDNRYIIQFAPGQAGQGVAAVKAMGGDIKVDLTNRSVNAIAVTLPEQALQGLQNNPNVLNIEEDARVYPMAESVPYGITMVQADQVSDADAGGKNVCIIDSGYHAGHFDLEANPVNGLNLSGSGDPFIDSCGHGTHVAGTVAAVNNGDGVIGVMPGANINLTIAKVFGDDDWTSGACGWSYSSGVIEAAYACQDAGADVINMSLGGGQASSTAEQGFQDLLDQGVLSIAAAGNDGTTGYSYPASYDAVVSVAAIDDTKTVADFSQKNDQVELAAPGVGVLSTVPSISATAEIDGTSYSVSAMDRAASTTASGSVVDGGICDSAGNWSGNVVMCERGSISFSDKVANVESGGGAAAIIYNNVSGGFLGTLDCSGPSWGTCSNIPAVSMSQSDGQYVVGNKLGASATVSTEATAPADGYDSYNGTSMATPHVAGVAALVWSQVPTATATEIRNALAATAEDLGSGGRDNSYGWGLIQAADAVAYLGGGGGGDENTAPTASFTYSCTDLSCSFDGTGSSDADGDSLSYSWTFGDGGSASGSTASHTYAGDGSYTVTLTVSDGEASDSDSQTVTVSGPTEENEAPTASFTSSCTDLGCSFDGSGSSDSDGSIASYAWDFGDGNTGGGETASHTYAAGGTYTVTLTVTDDDGATDSASQSVTVEEPVSDGITLSASGYKVKGRHHADLTWDGASSTNVDIYLDGSKIDTTANDGAYTWSSDNRGGASYTFQVCEAGTSTCSGSVTVNI, encoded by the coding sequence ATGAAGCACGCAAAGTTGCGGCTGACCGCCATTGCAGGCGCTGTCGGCCTGATGTTCTGTAGCCACGCGATGGCCGACGATAATCGCTACATCATCCAGTTCGCCCCGGGCCAGGCCGGCCAGGGTGTGGCCGCAGTCAAGGCCATGGGCGGCGACATCAAGGTCGACCTGACCAACCGCAGTGTCAACGCTATTGCGGTCACGCTGCCGGAGCAGGCGCTCCAGGGGCTGCAGAACAATCCCAACGTGCTCAATATCGAGGAGGACGCCCGCGTCTACCCGATGGCCGAGAGCGTCCCCTACGGCATCACGATGGTCCAGGCCGACCAGGTCAGCGACGCGGATGCCGGCGGCAAGAACGTCTGCATCATCGATTCCGGTTACCACGCCGGTCACTTCGACCTGGAAGCCAACCCGGTCAACGGACTGAACCTCAGCGGCAGCGGCGACCCGTTCATCGACAGCTGCGGTCACGGCACGCACGTGGCCGGTACGGTTGCCGCCGTCAACAACGGTGACGGCGTGATCGGCGTAATGCCGGGCGCCAACATCAACCTGACCATCGCCAAGGTCTTCGGCGACGACGACTGGACTTCCGGTGCCTGTGGCTGGAGCTACAGCTCGGGCGTCATCGAAGCCGCTTACGCCTGTCAGGATGCCGGCGCCGATGTCATCAACATGAGCCTCGGCGGTGGCCAGGCTTCGAGCACGGCTGAACAGGGCTTCCAGGATCTGCTTGATCAGGGTGTGCTCTCGATCGCCGCGGCGGGTAATGACGGCACCACCGGTTACAGCTACCCGGCTTCCTACGACGCCGTGGTTTCGGTGGCCGCCATTGACGACACCAAGACCGTGGCCGACTTCTCGCAGAAGAACGACCAGGTCGAACTGGCCGCTCCGGGTGTGGGTGTGCTCAGCACGGTGCCTTCGATCAGCGCTACGGCGGAAATCGACGGAACCAGCTATTCCGTTTCAGCCATGGATCGGGCTGCCAGCACCACAGCTTCCGGCAGCGTTGTCGACGGCGGCATCTGCGACAGCGCAGGCAACTGGTCCGGCAACGTCGTGATGTGTGAGCGCGGTTCGATTTCCTTCAGCGACAAGGTCGCCAACGTCGAGTCCGGCGGCGGCGCGGCCGCGATCATCTACAACAACGTCTCCGGCGGCTTCCTGGGCACGCTGGACTGCAGCGGGCCGTCGTGGGGAACCTGCTCCAATATCCCGGCGGTGAGCATGAGCCAGTCGGATGGCCAGTACGTGGTCGGCAACAAGCTGGGTGCCAGCGCCACGGTCTCGACCGAGGCCACCGCGCCGGCCGATGGCTATGACAGCTACAACGGCACGTCGATGGCCACTCCGCACGTCGCGGGTGTCGCCGCCCTGGTCTGGAGCCAGGTGCCGACGGCTACAGCGACCGAAATCCGCAACGCCCTGGCGGCCACGGCCGAAGACCTCGGCTCTGGCGGTCGTGACAACAGCTACGGCTGGGGTCTGATCCAGGCGGCCGATGCAGTCGCCTACCTGGGCGGCGGCGGTGGCGGTGATGAAAACACCGCGCCGACGGCCTCGTTCACCTATTCCTGCACCGACCTGTCGTGCTCCTTCGACGGCACCGGTTCAAGCGACGCCGACGGCGACTCTCTGAGCTACAGCTGGACCTTCGGTGACGGCGGTTCCGCGAGCGGTTCTACGGCCAGCCACACCTATGCCGGCGACGGTAGCTACACCGTCACCTTGACGGTCAGCGACGGCGAAGCAAGCGATAGTGACAGCCAGACCGTCACCGTCAGCGGTCCGACCGAGGAAAACGAAGCCCCGACGGCCTCGTTCACTTCCTCGTGCACGGATCTCGGCTGCTCCTTCGACGGCTCGGGCTCGAGCGACAGCGACGGTTCGATCGCCTCGTATGCCTGGGACTTCGGTGACGGCAACACGGGCGGCGGTGAGACCGCCAGCCACACCTATGCGGCCGGTGGCACCTACACCGTGACGCTGACGGTGACCGACGATGACGGTGCCACCGATAGCGCCAGCCAGAGCGTGACGGTCGAGGAACCGGTCAGCGACGGCATCACCCT